One window of Nymphaea colorata isolate Beijing-Zhang1983 chromosome 1, ASM883128v2, whole genome shotgun sequence genomic DNA carries:
- the LOC116259320 gene encoding succinate-semialdehyde dehydrogenase, mitochondrial — MSIAFAAMRRSSYTICTTWTATFHLRKMSAESLAAVTRLKDSGFIKTQGLVGGKWVDAEDGKTLKVENPATGDLICTVPYMGQKETSQAISSAYETFQSWKKLSGAERSKHLRKWYDLLTAHKEELAQLVTLEQGKPMKEALGEITYGADFVEFYAEEAKRVYGDLLPSPLTDRRLLVLKQPVGVVGAITPWNFPLAMITRKIGPALACGCTVVVKPSELTPLTALAAAELALQAGIPPGAFNVVMGNASEIGDTLLASPQVRKITFTGSTAVGKKLMAGAAETVKKVSLELGGNAPCIVFDDAELDVAVKGALAAKFRNSGQTCVCANRILVQEGIYEKFANAFADAVQQLQVGNGLTEGVAQGPLINEAAVQKVESFIRDATNKGAKVLIGGKRHSLGMTFYEPTVLGNTNTEMLISREEVFGPVAPLLRFKTEEEAIHMANDTNAGLAAYVFTNDISRSWRVTEALEYGLVGVNEGLVSTVVAPFGGYKQSGLGREGSKYGIDEYLELKYVCLGNMKSA, encoded by the exons ATGTCGATCGCTTTTGCAGCCATGCGCAGGTCCAGCTACACCATCTGCACGACTTGGACCGCCACGTTCCATCTGCGCAAG ATGAGCGCGGAGTCATTGGCTGCTGTTACTAGACTTAAAGATTCCGGCTTCATAAAAACGCAAGGCCTCGTTGGTGGGAAATGGGTAGATGCTGAAGATGGAAAAACTCTAAAG GTAGAAAATCCCGCTACTGGTGATCTTATTTGTACAGTCCCATACATGGGCCAAAAGGAGACGAGTCAAGCAATTTCATCAGCATATGAAACGTTCCAAT CTTGGAAGAAACTTTCTGGGGCTGAAAGAAGCAAGCACTTACGGAAATG GTATGATTTGTTAACTGCCCATAAGGAAGAACTGGCTCAGCTCGTGACACTTGAACAAGGAAAACCAATGAAGGAAGCCCTGGGGGAG ATAACCTATGGTGCCGACTTTGTTGAGTTCTATGCGGAGGAGGCAAAACGTGTATATGGTGATCTTCTGCCTTCTCCCCTCACTGATCGACGTTTACTTGTCTTGAAACAG CCTGTTGGTGTGGTTGGGGCAATCACTCCTTGGAACTTCCCTTTGGCTATGATCACAAGGAAG ATTGGTCCTGCTCTTGCTTGTGGCTGCACCGTTGTTGTTAAACCATCAGAGCTTACACCATTGACGGCATTAGCAGCAGCTGAACTTGCATTACAAGCTGGAATACCACCG GGTGCATTCAATGTTGTAATGGGCAATGCTTCTGAGATTGGAGATACTTTACTGGCTAGTCCTCAG GTAAGAAAGATCACATTCACAGGCTCAACGGCTGTTGGAAAGAAACTAATGGCTGGTGCTGCAGAGACAGTTAAGAAG GTGTCCTTGGAACTTGGTGGGAATGCTCCTTGTATTGTATTTGATGATGCTGAACTGGATGTTGCAGTTAAAGGAGCT CTTGCTGCAAAATTTCGTAATAGTGGTCAGACCTGTGTATGTGCTAACAGGATACTAGTACAAGAAG GTATTTACGAAAAGTTTGCAAATGCTTTTGCTGATGCTGTACAACAGCTGCAAGTAGGGAATGGATTGACGGAAGGTGTTGCCCAG GGTCCATTGATCAATGAAGCTGCTGTACAAAAG GTTGAATCATTTATACGTGATGCCACAAACAAG GGTGCAAAAGTTTTGATTGGAGGAAAAAGGCATAGTCTTGGTATGACATTTTATGAACCAACAGTGCTGGGCAATACAAATACAGAAATGTTGATATCCAG GGAAGAAGTATTTGGACCTGTTGCACCTTTATTGCGTTTTAAGACGGAGGAGGAGGCTATTCATATGGCTAATGATACAAATGCAG GACTAGCTGCATATGTTTTTACCAATGATATCTCACGGTCATGGCGGGTGACGGAAGCCCTTGAATATGGGTTGGTTGGTGTAAATGAAGGACTAGTTTCTACTGTG GTGGCTCCATTCGGTGGATACAAACAATCAGGGCTTGGGCGAGAAGGTTCCAAGTATGGAATCGACGAGTACCTAGAG CTGAAATACGTATGCCTCGGGAACATGAAGAGCGCATGA
- the LOC116265687 gene encoding LOW QUALITY PROTEIN: organic cation/carnitine transporter 3-like (The sequence of the model RefSeq protein was modified relative to this genomic sequence to represent the inferred CDS: inserted 1 base in 1 codon) codes for MAPPSHAPLPADLLPVSEPLLPKEDPSSLDDVIEQHIGGFGLAQMFQAFLVSCAWIFDAQYTFINIFTDAEPKWHCSPDSAAAGTCSPSSSICSMDSSLWSWDSPAHASIVSQWNLTCSVNPVLAGLPPSAFFMGCLVGGLVLATLADSTLGRHKMLFLSTFAMGLSGILTAASPNIWFYSAARFVGGVARATVGTSALVLSTEFVGKRWRGEVGIFGFVCFTFGFLSLPVSAYLLRTETWRLIYLVVSVPTLLYSLLVRFLVFESPRWLIVKGREGEAVDTLRRIARRNGMADDFSLTVGLCYLAGEKDGAGSGNIYSALMVLWQKPWAFRRLTAVMIAGFGIGLVYYGMPLAVGDLDFNLYLSVTFNALSELPSALLTFFLISKMNRRTAVVAFTLASGVLSVACVLMGKGVQMIAEVVSFFCACTAFTVIMIYCLELFPTSVRNSAVSMLRQALVLGGVFSPMLVVAGRKESIVCFGAFGXVIIVCGLFVVCLPETKGCTFCDTMEEQECRDVVRGHDRTATP; via the exons ATGGCGCCGCCATCTCATGCTCCCCTACCTGCTGATCTTCTTCCTGTTTCAGAGCCTCTCCTCCCCAAGGAGGACCCTTCTTCTCTAGACGACGTCATAGAGCAGCACATCGGTGGGTTCGGCCTCGCGCAGATGTTCCAAGCTTTCCTGGTTTCATGTGCATGGATCTTCGATGCCCAGTACACCTTCATCAACATCTTCACGGACGCCGAGCCCAAATGGCACTGCTCCCCTGACTCCGCCGCCGCCGGCACCtgctccccttcttcctccatctGCTCCATGGACTCCTCCCTCTGGTCCTGGGACAGCCCCGCTCATGCCTCCATTGTTTCCCAGTGGAATCTCACGTGCTCTGTGAATCCCGTCCTCGCCGGACTCCCTCCTTCTGCCTTCTTCATGGGCTGCCTCGTCGGCGGCCTCGTGCTGGCCACTCTCGCCGACTCCACCCTCGGCCGGCACAAGATGCTCTTCCTCTCCACCTTCGCCATGGGCCTGTCCGGCATCCTCACCGCCGCCTCTCCCAACATATGGTTCTACTCTGCCGCCAGGTTCGTCGGCGGCGTCGCCCGTGCGACCGTCGGGACCTCCGCGCTCGTGCTGTCGACGGAGTTCGTGGGCAAGCGGTGGCGCGGCGAGGTCGGGATCTTCGGCTTCGTCTGCTTCACGTTTGGCTTCCTTTCCCTCCCGGTGTCGGCTTACTTGCTGAGAACGGAGACGTGGAGGCTCATCTACCTCGTTGTCTCCGTCCCCACGCTGCTCTACTCCCTCCTGGTCCGCTTCCTCGTGTTCGAGTCCCCGAGATGGCTCATCGTAAAGGGGAGGGAGGGCGAAGCGGTGGACACGCTGAGGCGCATTGCGAGGAGGAACGGCATGGCCGACGACTTCTCGTTGACGGTCGGGCTGTGCTACCTGGCCGGAGAAAAGGACGGAGCTGGCAGCGGCAACATCTACTCGGCGCTGATGGTCCTGTGGCAGAAGCCGTGGGCGTTCAGGAGGTTGACGGCGGTAATGATCGCCGGTTTCGGCATCGGGCTGGTGTACTACGGCATGCCGCTGGCCGTCGGCGACCTGGACTTCAACCTCTACCTGAGCGTGACGTTCAACGCCCTGTCGGAGCTGCCGTCGGCGCTGCTGACGTTCTTCCTCATCTCGAAGATGAACCGGAGGACGGCGGTGGTGGCGTTCACGCTGGCGAGCGGGGTGCTGAGCGTGGCGTGCGTGCTGATGGGGAAAGGTGTGCAGATGATAGCAGAGGTCGTCTCCTTCTTCTGCGCCTGCACCGCCTTCACCGTGATCATGATATACTGCCTGGAGTTGTTTCCGACGAGCGTGAGGAACTCGGCGGTGTCGATGCTGAGGCAGGCGCTGGTGCTCGGCGGCGTGTTCAGCCCCATGCTGGTGGTGGCGGGGAGGAAGGAGAGCATCGTCTGCTTCGGGGCATTCG GGGTGATCATCGTCTGCGGGCTGTTCGTGGTGTGCCTGCCGGAGACGAAGGGCTGTACCTTCTGCGACACCATGGAGGAGCAGGAATGCAGGGACGTGGTGCGAGGACACGACAGAACCGCCACTCCATGA